Genomic window (Syntrophorhabdaceae bacterium):
TCGGCCTGAACCGGAGGTTGAAATCCATCTCCCTCTGACTCGGTGATGCATGAGGCCCGGTCTTCGGGGTGGAGGAGTCCGTATAGATGGTGAAGAAATTGAGGCCCTCGGCCCCGAGAGAAGAGAAGTCGTAGAAGAGGCTTGCGAGCCATGTATTTTCTCCCGCCCGGTCGTTGTCCTCTTCCATGATGGAAGTATACCCGGGATACCCGCCCCAGGGGTTAAAAACGTCATGGTTCGTATCTGTTGCGGTGTAGGCGAGGGTCAGGCCCAGGTCCTTCCATTTGAGCGTCGCCCGCACTCCCGCCATGCTCGTATTGAACGTCCCGGCCAGCGCGCTTCCCACATCATGCTGGTTTATCATCTGGGCCGAACCGAGAAAGAAGAAGCCCCTGCCCAGGTCCCATTCCTTATCCCCCTGGAAATAGAAGACATTCATGAAATCGTAACAATAGTAATCCCAGAATTGGAACCGGTAGCCGGCCGAGGGCTCATAGACGGCGCCCGCCATGGTGAGGGGCCTGTGGCTGCCTGTCAGGCCCGCCGCATCGGACATGTAGTCGAAATCGGTTGAGGTCCATTTCTTGATTTTCGCGACATGAGACGCCACGAAGGTGAGGCCGGTTATCTCCTTGCTCTGGATCGTGTAGGCCTCGAATGCATAGGGGGTCATTCTCACGTCGTAAGGGTTGACGAAGGGGGTGACAAGCTCCTGCCGTCCCGCGGTAAATTCGGTCTTTGAGAGCCTTCCCTGCACATACGCGTGGCCCAGTACGTTATATCCCGTCTGGCGGGGGCCGAGAATACCGGCGCCGCTTTTATCCGGATCGGTGAAGACTGAGCCCTGGGAGGTGAATACGGTGGCGCCCGCCCTCACATTCTTCCACCACCTGGTCCTGTAGCCGACACTCCCCCCGAAGGCGAGGGACTCCTGGCCCGTGGTCTGCCCCGCCTGCTCAAAAGACCTTTTCATATAAAAAGAGCGGAAGTCGATCCCCATCTCCCCCCGAAACAACGCCTCCATAACCCCCTCCGAAGCCCCAACCGGGAGTGAAGGGAGCATAAAGGAAAGAAGAGCGAGAAAAGCACAATTAAAGGCAGGGCATCGAAAGAAAGGAAGCGCTTTTTTCCCCGGTCCGACCATCCATATCAATCCCCGTCCCACCGCGCCAATATATCAAAAGACACATGGCCGCGTAAAGAAAAGAATGGGGAGGAGCCTTCCTTTTACTCTTGCCCGGATAACGCCTGGAGGGGGAAGACTGCGTGTACCGTGGTCCCCTTGCCGGCTTCCGAGATGAATTTTAGACTGCCTCCCGCGAGGGACGCCCGCTCCTCCATGCCCAGAAGGCCGAAAGTTTTTCCCTTGAGCGCCCTCTTGTGGGTCTTCTCCACGTCAAAGCCATGACCGTCGTCTTTCACCGTGAGGTGAAGCTCTTCATCAACCGCCTTGAGATCTACCACGATCTTGTGCGCCCCGGCATGGCGCACCGCATTGGTCAGCGCCTCCTGGGCGATGCGGAAGCAAGTAAGCTCGATAAGGGGCGCAAGCCTCTCTTCCTTGAATTTCGTCCGGAACTCCGTTTTCACCTCTGCCTTATCGGAGATCCAATTGACATACCATTCCAGTGCGGCGGTAAGGCCGAAGTCATCGAGGATCGAAGGCCTGAGCTCTATGGAAAGGCTTCGGACCTGTTTTATCAGGCCCTCCACCATTTTCGCGTCTTCGCTTATAGAGGCCCTTGCAGGTCCCGGCCTCTTCGCGCGCTCCGCCCTTTTAAGGCTTATCTTAAGGGCGGTGAGGGTCTGACCGATCTCATCGTGCAGCTCGCGGGCAATATGACGGCGCTCCTTTTCCTGCACCTCGAGGAGGCGATGGGACAATGCCCTGAGGTGGGCCATGGTATTTTGCAGCTTTTCCCCCATCTTCTTCTTTTCCGTGATGTCCTCTACGATTCCGTCCAGGTGATGGGGCGCTCCGTTTTCGTCGCGCACCACGCTGAGTGTAAGATGGCCACGGGCCCTACTCCCGTCTTTCCGGAAATAATCATTCTCGAATACGCGCTGTCCATCGCTTTCGAGCACGGTGCGCAATACCTCGGCCCTCTCACCGGGCTCCGCATAAAGCTGGGCGCCGATGTCGGAGATCGCGTGGATCAGCTCTTCCGGCGAGTCGTATCCCAGCATTCCCGCCAGTGCGGGGTTCACCCGTATGAACCTGCCTTCCAGGGTAGTCTGAAAGATGCCCAGCGGCGACCGCTCGAATATGGACCGGTACTTCTCCTCGCTGTCCCTCAGTGCCTCTTCCGCCTTCTTTCGCTCCGATATATCGGTCACGATGCCCTCGATGGCCATGGGCTCGCCCACGTTATTGCATACAAGCACGTCGCGCTGGTAGAGCCATCTCTCTTCGCCGGATTTGTGAAGGATCTTATATTCGCAACTGGCGGTCGTCTCTCCACTACGAAGCCTCATCTCTCCCGCAATAAAGTATGTTGCCCAGTCCGGATGGACAATTTTGCGTCCGAGCAGGGGATCGCTATAAAAATCATTGGGCCCGTACCCGGTCAACTCGACTGACGCCGGGCTTACGTACTGGTATTCGCCCTCCGATAAAGAGCGCCGGTAGATCATGTCGCGGGCGTTTTCCGCGAGCCTCCGGAACCGTTCCTCGCTTTTCCGGAGCGCGTCCTCCGCATGCTTTCGGGCGCTGATATCCCGGGAAGTGCCGATAATGCCGGTTACGCGTCCCTCTTCAAATAGCGGCCGCGTGCTCAGCTCCACCCAGAGCATGCGCCTGGGCGGCTCCGCGTAGGCGATTGCGGCCTCGCCCGCGGGGACCATCTCGCCGCGGAGATTGGCGGCAAAGCCTTCGCGGGCAAAACCCCTGTAATCGGGCCTGATCAGCTCGAGAAAATGCCTTCCTATGAACCACTTTTTAGGGCGTCCCGTTCGTGTTACGATTACATCATTTACAAAGGTGAAGCATCCCTTTTCATCCAAAATATAAACGCCGTCGTTGATGCTTTCGAGGAGCGTGCGGTATCTGGTTTCGCTCCGGCGCAGCGCTTCTTCGGCCTGCTTGCGGTCTGTTATGTCGATTAAAATAGTGCGATATCCCACGACCATGTCCCGGCGGATAATCGGGTTCGTGTAAGCTACGGCGGTAATCGTGCTGCCGTCCTTTTTCACCATCCCGTACTCCGCCCCCGCGGTCTGCTCGCCCGCGAGAATTTTCTGGATGGCTGCGAGAAGTCTGGGCCGGTCTTCGGGCGCGACCATTTGGAATACATTGAGACCCCGGTCCAGATCTTCTTTGGTGTAGCCGAAGGCCTTGAAACCGTTTTGGTTCACGAATTCAAAATTTCCTTTCTCATCGAATTCGGCGACAATCTCGGGCAGGGACTCACAAAGCTCGCGATAGCGCCTCTCGCTCTCCCGGAACGCCTCCTCCGCGCGTTTCCGCTCGGTAATATCCCTGAATTCGATCACGCTTAGCTGGCCGCCGTCGAAGGGAATCTTCTTCGCCTGGGCTTCCAGAAAGCAGGTCGATCCGTCTTTTCTCAAGGCGACGGTATCAAAAGGTTTTTCATAGCCGCAAAAGAGGTTCTTTGCCACCATCTCCCGGAATTCAGGGGCGATGAAGTCGAGGCCGCTCCTGTCGATCAGCTCCCATGGTTCGTACCCCACCATAGAGGCCAGTGTCTGGTTGGCTTCCTTTATGATCCCCTTGTCATGGATGCAGATGCCCCCGAAGGAGGCGGCATTGAGCCTCCGTGACCTTTCCTCGCTTTGCCTGAGCGCGTTCTCCACCAGCCTGCGGTCCGTGATGTCGGTGACCATGGTGAGAAGAAAGTCTTCTTTGCCGAGGTGGATTTTGGTTGCATTGAAAAGCCCGTATCGCTTCTCTCCGCCCCCCGTGGTCATCCGGAGCTCCAAATTCTCCACCTGCTCTTTCTGCCGCAGCTCTCTGAGAAAAAGACTTCTCTGCTCTTCCGTGATGCAGCCGATACCCGTGGAGGTCTTACCGATGATATCATCGCGCCCGAGGCCCATCGACTTTGAGAATGCCTCATTCACCTCTACGTACCGTCCTTCCTCGATGGTGGTGATGGCTATGGGGATGGCGCTCTTGAGAAAGGCGGTAACGAACCTCCCCTCCCTTTCAAGGAGCCCCTCTTCCTCGGAAACCCGTTTGGCCATGGAGGCTTCCAGCTCGCCGACCCGCTTGTGCAGTGCGGAGAGCTCCTGCTCGAGTTGTTCTTTTGTCTTATGGCTGTTTTTCATTTGTCCCCGCAGTGTTCCATACTATACAATAACTGGACGCTAAATGCCTAGAGAGGGCTCAGGCATGAATTTCGTCTTTCGCCCGCCGCTCCTGCCCGGGGGATAAAGGTATGGGATTAAATATACAAATTCTTGTCCGGCATCCATAATTAGAAAACCAATAGTAGTTGCCGTCCGACCATAATAACAATATAATAGAAACGAACTCAATCCCAAACCAAACCTTCCATCCCTTCCAAACCTAACCCACAAAACCAGACCACAATTGACTCCTGGGCGCACTTTTGGTAATATAGGGCCATGATCGAACGATATACCTTGCCCCGCATGGCGCGCATATGGACTGACGACAACAGGTTTCAGAAGTGGCTCGATATCGAGGTCGGCATCTGCGAAGCTTACGCCGAGCTCGGCGTCATCCCCCGGGAAGACGTGGAGATCATTAAGGCCAAGGCTGCCTTCGACTCTGCTCGGATCCTCGAGATCGAGAAGAGGACCAGGCACGACGTGGTGGCCTTTATCGAGAATGTGGCCGAATATGTGGGGCCTTCTTCCAAGTTCATTCACCTTGGGGTCACTTCTTCCGATATACTCGATACCTCCTTCGCATGTCTTCTCCAGGAGGCGTCCGCCATCCTCGTGACGGATGTGGAGGCCCTCATGGAGGTCTTCAAGGAGAAGGCGTATCAGTATAAAGATGTGCCCATGATCGGAAGGACCCACGGGATACATGCGGAGCCCATCACCTTCGGACTGAAAATGGCCCATTTTTATGATGAGATGAGAAGGAACCTGGAACGGCTGAAGGCGGCGCGGCAGCGGGTGAGCTATGCCAAGATCTCCGGAGCGGTAGGGACTTTCGCCCACGTCCCTCCCTTTGTGGAGGAATATGTGTGCAAAAAGCTGGGCCTCACGCCTGCCCCTATCTCGACGCAGATCGTGCCCAGGGACTATCACGCCGAATTTTTTACCACCCTCGCCATTATCGCCTCTTCCATCGAAAAGATGTCCCTCGAAATAAGGAACCTCCAGAGGACCGAAGTGGGGGAAGCGGAGGAGTTTTTCCGGAAGGGGCAGACCGGCTCCTCGGCCATGCCCCATAAGAGAAATCCCATTGCATCGGAAAACCTCTGCGGCCTTGCGCGGCTCATCCGCGGATACGCGCTCTCCGCCCTTGAAAATATCCCCCTCTGGCACGAGAGGGATATAAGCCACTCCTCCGTGGAACGGGTAATCGGTCCCGATGCCACCATCCTCCTCGATTACATGCTCGAACGACTGAAGAACATGTACGGGAACCTGATCGTCTATCCGGAGAGAATGGCGAAGAACATGGAGATGTCCCGGGGCCTCCACCATTCGGAAGCGATACTCCTCGCCCTCATCAACAAAGGCCTGACGAGGCAGGAAGCCTACAAGCTTACCCAGCGCGTTGCCATGATATGCTATGAGCAGGGCCTCGATTTCACGGCGGAGCTGAAAAAAGATGAGGAGATCGCCCATTTTCTGACCCCCGAGGAGATCGTGAGCACCACCGATAACGACCACTACTTCAGAAATGTGGATACGATTTTCAA
Coding sequences:
- a CDS encoding PAS domain S-box protein, whose amino-acid sequence is MKNSHKTKEQLEQELSALHKRVGELEASMAKRVSEEEGLLEREGRFVTAFLKSAIPIAITTIEEGRYVEVNEAFSKSMGLGRDDIIGKTSTGIGCITEEQRSLFLRELRQKEQVENLELRMTTGGGEKRYGLFNATKIHLGKEDFLLTMVTDITDRRLVENALRQSEERSRRLNAASFGGICIHDKGIIKEANQTLASMVGYEPWELIDRSGLDFIAPEFREMVAKNLFCGYEKPFDTVALRKDGSTCFLEAQAKKIPFDGGQLSVIEFRDITERKRAEEAFRESERRYRELCESLPEIVAEFDEKGNFEFVNQNGFKAFGYTKEDLDRGLNVFQMVAPEDRPRLLAAIQKILAGEQTAGAEYGMVKKDGSTITAVAYTNPIIRRDMVVGYRTILIDITDRKQAEEALRRSETRYRTLLESINDGVYILDEKGCFTFVNDVIVTRTGRPKKWFIGRHFLELIRPDYRGFAREGFAANLRGEMVPAGEAAIAYAEPPRRMLWVELSTRPLFEEGRVTGIIGTSRDISARKHAEDALRKSEERFRRLAENARDMIYRRSLSEGEYQYVSPASVELTGYGPNDFYSDPLLGRKIVHPDWATYFIAGEMRLRSGETTASCEYKILHKSGEERWLYQRDVLVCNNVGEPMAIEGIVTDISERKKAEEALRDSEEKYRSIFERSPLGIFQTTLEGRFIRVNPALAGMLGYDSPEELIHAISDIGAQLYAEPGERAEVLRTVLESDGQRVFENDYFRKDGSRARGHLTLSVVRDENGAPHHLDGIVEDITEKKKMGEKLQNTMAHLRALSHRLLEVQEKERRHIARELHDEIGQTLTALKISLKRAERAKRPGPARASISEDAKMVEGLIKQVRSLSIELRPSILDDFGLTAALEWYVNWISDKAEVKTEFRTKFKEERLAPLIELTCFRIAQEALTNAVRHAGAHKIVVDLKAVDEELHLTVKDDGHGFDVEKTHKRALKGKTFGLLGMEERASLAGGSLKFISEAGKGTTVHAVFPLQALSGQE
- a CDS encoding OprD family outer membrane porin: MEALFRGEMGIDFRSFYMKRSFEQAGQTTGQESLAFGGSVGYRTRWWKNVRAGATVFTSQGSVFTDPDKSGAGILGPRQTGYNVLGHAYVQGRLSKTEFTAGRQELVTPFVNPYDVRMTPYAFEAYTIQSKEITGLTFVASHVAKIKKWTSTDFDYMSDAAGLTGSHRPLTMAGAVYEPSAGYRFQFWDYYCYDFMNVFYFQGDKEWDLGRGFFFLGSAQMINQHDVGSALAGTFNTSMAGVRATLKWKDLGLTLAYTATDTNHDVFNPWGGYPGYTSIMEEDNDRAGENTWLASLFYDFSSLGAEGLNFFTIYTDSSTPKTGPHASPSQREMDFNLRFRPKSFLKGLSLRMRACYVSQDKSMGGKDIADYRIILNYRLPIGSW
- the purB gene encoding adenylosuccinate lyase encodes the protein MIERYTLPRMARIWTDDNRFQKWLDIEVGICEAYAELGVIPREDVEIIKAKAAFDSARILEIEKRTRHDVVAFIENVAEYVGPSSKFIHLGVTSSDILDTSFACLLQEASAILVTDVEALMEVFKEKAYQYKDVPMIGRTHGIHAEPITFGLKMAHFYDEMRRNLERLKAARQRVSYAKISGAVGTFAHVPPFVEEYVCKKLGLTPAPISTQIVPRDYHAEFFTTLAIIASSIEKMSLEIRNLQRTEVGEAEEFFRKGQTGSSAMPHKRNPIASENLCGLARLIRGYALSALENIPLWHERDISHSSVERVIGPDATILLDYMLERLKNMYGNLIVYPERMAKNMEMSRGLHHSEAILLALINKGLTRQEAYKLTQRVAMICYEQGLDFTAELKKDEEIAHFLTPEEIVSTTDNDHYFRNVDTIFNRVFTLGTEK